Part of the Usitatibacter palustris genome, CGCCGTGACCGAGCGATGTCGGGCCCGCTCGGCCTGACGGCTTTCCGCCGGCGCCCCGCGCCGGTTCATCAACGACTTCACGGAGCAACCATGATCCGCAAGACCGCTGTTCGCAGTTTCCTCGTCGCCGCATTTCTCGCCGGCGGCATCGCCCACGCCGACGTCACCCTCCTCAACGTGTCGTACGACCCGACGCGCGAGCTCTACGCCGACTTCAACAAGGCCTTCTCCGCCCAATGGGAGGCGAGGAACAAGGAGAAGGTCACGGTGAAGCAATCGCACGGCGGCTCGGGAAAGCAGGCCCGCTCCGTGATCGACGGCCTCGAGGCCGACGTGGTGACGCTCGCCCTCGCCTACGACATCGACGCCATCTCCGAGAAGGCGAAGCTGCTGCCCGCCGATTGGCAGAAGCGCCTGCCGCAGAACAGCACGCCTTACACGTCGACGATCGTGTTCCTCGTGCGCAAGGGCAATCCCAAGGGCATCAAGGACTGGGATGACCTCACCAAGCCCGGCGTGGCGGTGATCACCCCGAACCCGAAGACCTCGGGTGGCGCGCAGTGGAACTACCTCGCCGCCTGGGAATACGCGAAGCGCAAGAACGGCGGGAGCGAAGCGAAGGCGAAGGAATTCGTCACCGCGCTCTACAAGAACGTGCCGGTGCTCGATTCGGGCGCGCGCGGCTCGACGGTGACCTTCGTCGAGCGCGGCATCGGCGACGTCTTCATCTCGTGGGAGAACGAGGCGTTCCTGTCGATCAAGGAGCTCGGTCCCGACAAATTCGAGATCGTGGTCCCGCCGCTGTCGATCCTCGCCGAGCCGCCCGTGGCCGTCGTCGACAAGGTCGTCGACAAGCGCGGCACGCGCAAGCAGGCCGAGGCCTACCTCAAGTACCTGTACACGGAGGAAGGGCAGGAGATCGCGGCGAAGCACTACTACCGCCCGACCAACGCAAAGGTGGCCCAGAAGTACGCGAGCCAGTTCCCGAAGGTCACGCTCTTCACGATCGGCGATGCGTTCGGCGGCTGGCAGAAGGCCTCGAAGACGCACTTCCAGGACGGCGGCACGTTCGACCAGATCTACCAGCCGGGGAAGAAGTAGCGTGTCCTTCCTGCAACGACGCCACAGCGTGCTCCCGGGGTTCAACCTCGCCCTCGGGTTCACGGTGCTCTATCTCAGCCTGATCGTCCTGATCCCGCTCTCGGCGGCGTTCATCAAGACGTTCACGCTCACGTGGGACCAGTTCGTCACGCACGTGACGAACCCCCGCGTGCTGGCGTCGCTGCGGCTCACCTTCGGTGCGTCGTTCATCGCAGCACTCATCAATGCGGTGTTCGGCCTGCTCGTGGCCTGGGTGCTGGTGCGCTACAAATTCCCGGGCCGCCGCTTCATCGACGCGCTCGTGGACCTCCCGTTCGCGTTGCCCACCGCGGTTGCGGGCATCGCACTCACGGCGATCTACGCGCCCAACGGCTGGCTCGGGAAGCCCTTGATGGATCTCTTCGGCCTCAAGGTCGCGTTCACGCCGCTGGGCGTGCTGGTCGCGCTTACCTTCATCGGAATGCCGTTCGTCGTCCGCACGGTGCAGCCGGTGCTCGAGGACCTGGAGCGCGAGCTCGAGGAGGCCGCGCAGTCGCTGGGTGCGAGCCGCCTGCAGACGTTCGTGCGCGTCGTCCTGCCCACCGTCC contains:
- a CDS encoding sulfate ABC transporter substrate-binding protein encodes the protein MIRKTAVRSFLVAAFLAGGIAHADVTLLNVSYDPTRELYADFNKAFSAQWEARNKEKVTVKQSHGGSGKQARSVIDGLEADVVTLALAYDIDAISEKAKLLPADWQKRLPQNSTPYTSTIVFLVRKGNPKGIKDWDDLTKPGVAVITPNPKTSGGAQWNYLAAWEYAKRKNGGSEAKAKEFVTALYKNVPVLDSGARGSTVTFVERGIGDVFISWENEAFLSIKELGPDKFEIVVPPLSILAEPPVAVVDKVVDKRGTRKQAEAYLKYLYTEEGQEIAAKHYYRPTNAKVAQKYASQFPKVTLFTIGDAFGGWQKASKTHFQDGGTFDQIYQPGKK
- the cysT gene encoding sulfate ABC transporter permease subunit CysT: MQRRHSVLPGFNLALGFTVLYLSLIVLIPLSAAFIKTFTLTWDQFVTHVTNPRVLASLRLTFGASFIAALINAVFGLLVAWVLVRYKFPGRRFIDALVDLPFALPTAVAGIALTAIYAPNGWLGKPLMDLFGLKVAFTPLGVLVALTFIGMPFVVRTVQPVLEDLERELEEAAQSLGASRLQTFVRVVLPTVLPALLTGFALAFARAIGEYGSVIFIAGNMPMVSEIAPLMIITKLEQYDYAGATAIAVVMLVASFILLLGINGLQWWSRRHAERKN